From a region of the Gordonia sp. PP30 genome:
- a CDS encoding alpha/beta hydrolase, which produces MAERRNCEFQTEDGTTLRGWWYRGEGDNRPVIVMAHGFSATKEMYLDDFGGYFADGGFDVLVYDNRNLGESDGPRPAEIDPWQQVSDYRDAITWISGQDGIDAGRVGIWGSSYSGAHVLVVAALDRRVKCVVSQVPLVDGLENARRLIRSDVWPTLRQGFDADRAGRLRGEDPLTIPVTFDQSADEPCALPTQDSHDFFFGPIRERATNWENLITLRSVELFTEYLPAAFIARISPTPLLLVVATDDVLTPCDLALGAYEEAREPKKLLVLPGGHFDAYIDDAFATSAPVQLDWFQTHLGK; this is translated from the coding sequence ATGGCAGAAAGACGGAACTGCGAGTTCCAGACCGAGGACGGCACCACCCTGCGCGGGTGGTGGTATCGGGGCGAGGGCGACAACCGGCCGGTGATCGTCATGGCGCACGGCTTCTCGGCCACCAAGGAGATGTACCTCGACGACTTCGGCGGCTACTTCGCCGACGGCGGTTTCGACGTCCTGGTCTACGACAACCGGAATCTCGGCGAGAGCGACGGACCGCGTCCGGCGGAGATCGATCCGTGGCAGCAGGTGTCCGACTATCGGGATGCCATCACCTGGATCTCCGGGCAGGACGGCATCGACGCCGGCCGGGTCGGTATCTGGGGGTCGAGCTACAGCGGCGCGCATGTACTCGTCGTCGCCGCCCTGGACCGCCGCGTGAAATGCGTCGTCTCCCAGGTGCCGCTCGTCGACGGGCTGGAGAACGCCCGCCGGCTGATCCGGTCCGACGTCTGGCCGACCCTCCGCCAGGGCTTCGACGCCGACCGCGCCGGACGGCTGCGCGGCGAGGACCCCCTGACCATTCCGGTCACCTTCGATCAGTCCGCCGACGAGCCGTGCGCCCTGCCGACCCAGGACAGCCACGACTTCTTCTTCGGACCGATCCGCGAACGCGCCACCAACTGGGAGAACCTGATCACCCTGCGCTCGGTGGAGCTCTTCACCGAATACCTCCCGGCGGCCTTCATCGCCCGCATCTCACCGACGCCGCTGCTCCTGGTGGTCGCGACCGACGACGTCCTCACCCCGTGCGACCTCGCGCTGGGCGCCTACGAAGAGGCCCGCGAACCGAAGAAGCTCCTGGTCCTGCCCGGCGGGCACTTCGACGCCTACATCGACGACGCCTTCGCGACCTCCGCCCCCGTTCAGCTCGACTGGTTCCAGACCCACCTCGGAAAGTAA
- a CDS encoding glucose 1-dehydrogenase — MDTMTDKVSIVTGAAGGIGTATAQALAEAGSAVLMVDFDEEALAAARDKVTGDKVDVFTADVTDREQVEAYTRYAVDTWGGLDAVILNAGTFGSSYSLMDYPEELFDRVIAINMKGVWYGLRAAVPHLRERGGGSVVITSSTQGLSGYYGSTPYTASKHAVVGIMRNAAVELATEGIRVNTVHPGLTDTTMMGGLHTDANPEDPQAVMDAFAQAPPMARYAQPREIAELMLFLASPASSYCTGGTFVADGGLLAYHGGPRP, encoded by the coding sequence ATGGACACGATGACCGACAAGGTCAGTATCGTCACCGGCGCCGCGGGCGGCATCGGAACGGCCACCGCGCAGGCGCTCGCCGAGGCAGGCAGCGCCGTGCTGATGGTCGACTTCGATGAGGAGGCGCTCGCTGCGGCCCGCGACAAGGTGACCGGCGACAAGGTCGACGTCTTCACCGCCGACGTCACCGACCGCGAGCAGGTGGAGGCGTACACCCGCTACGCGGTGGACACCTGGGGCGGCCTCGACGCGGTGATCCTCAACGCGGGCACCTTCGGGTCGTCGTACTCGCTGATGGACTATCCGGAAGAGCTGTTCGACCGGGTGATCGCCATCAACATGAAGGGCGTCTGGTACGGCCTGCGCGCGGCCGTCCCGCACCTGCGCGAGCGCGGGGGCGGCAGCGTGGTGATCACGTCGTCGACGCAGGGACTCAGCGGATACTACGGCTCCACGCCGTACACCGCCTCCAAGCACGCGGTGGTCGGCATCATGCGCAACGCCGCGGTGGAACTGGCCACCGAGGGCATCCGGGTGAACACCGTTCACCCCGGGCTGACCGACACCACCATGATGGGCGGACTCCACACCGACGCCAACCCGGAGGATCCCCAGGCGGTCATGGATGCCTTCGCCCAAGCGCCGCCGATGGCACGGTACGCGCAACCCCGCGAGATCGCCGAGCTGATGCTGTTCCTCGCCAGTCCCGCGTCGAGCTACTGCACCGGTGGCACCTTCGTCGCCGACGGCGGCCTGCTCGCCTACCACGGTGGACCGCGCCCCTGA
- a CDS encoding AMP-binding protein — protein sequence MSEQSRDIADQIRQWLEVYGASDASAAHLLVDRHDPSQVAFTQIDVDPAGGLTGEDITYGQLADESRRLATVLAQRGIGRGDTVGVLMSKRRELVVTLLAIARLGAVYIPLFTAFASPAIEMRLRGGDAALVVTEPGQADKVAGIPEVDTLVTGPEFDALIAASEPYDQSVAVGGDGALILLFTSGTTGNPKGVPVSVRALASFHAYMHYGLDVAADDVFWNAADPGWAYGLYYGILGPLATGRRNLLLRAGFSPATTLEVLKRWGVTNFAAAPTVYRSLSNDPQFTGIRLRHASSAGEPLTPDVIDWAGRALGTEVRDHYGQTEHGMFINNHWNEALREPVIPGSMGFEMPGFSCGIVNGEIAIDTAASPLMWFTGYLDAPEKTAARFTGPDRSGWYLTGDAGRRDDDGRFFFTARDDDVIIMAGYRIGPFDVESVLITHPSVIDVAVVGRPDQLRGEVLEAFCVLADGVPGTDELEKELQQLVKDGFAAHAYPRTVHWVDELPKTPSGKIQRFKLRQQ from the coding sequence GTGTACGGGGCATCGGACGCGAGCGCGGCCCACCTGCTCGTCGACCGGCACGACCCGTCCCAGGTCGCCTTCACCCAGATCGACGTCGATCCGGCGGGCGGCCTGACCGGGGAAGACATCACCTACGGGCAGCTCGCCGATGAGTCCAGGAGGCTGGCGACCGTGCTGGCCCAGCGCGGGATCGGCCGCGGCGACACCGTCGGGGTGCTGATGAGCAAGCGCCGCGAACTCGTGGTCACCCTGCTCGCGATCGCTCGGCTCGGCGCCGTCTATATTCCGCTGTTCACCGCGTTCGCATCGCCCGCGATCGAGATGCGGTTGCGCGGCGGCGACGCCGCGCTGGTGGTCACCGAGCCGGGCCAGGCCGACAAGGTCGCCGGGATTCCGGAGGTCGACACCCTGGTGACCGGGCCGGAGTTCGACGCGCTGATCGCCGCGAGCGAGCCGTACGACCAGTCGGTCGCCGTCGGCGGCGACGGTGCGCTGATCCTCTTGTTCACCAGCGGCACCACCGGCAACCCGAAGGGAGTGCCGGTCTCCGTGCGGGCGCTCGCGTCGTTCCACGCCTACATGCACTACGGGCTCGACGTCGCCGCCGACGACGTCTTCTGGAATGCCGCCGATCCGGGCTGGGCGTACGGCCTCTACTACGGAATCCTCGGACCGCTGGCGACCGGCCGCCGGAATCTGCTGCTGCGCGCGGGCTTCTCGCCCGCCACCACCCTCGAAGTGCTGAAGCGGTGGGGTGTCACCAACTTCGCCGCCGCGCCGACCGTCTATCGCAGCCTGTCCAACGACCCGCAGTTCACCGGGATCCGGTTGCGGCACGCCTCCTCGGCCGGCGAGCCGCTGACACCCGATGTGATCGACTGGGCGGGCCGTGCGCTCGGGACCGAGGTCCGCGACCACTACGGCCAGACCGAGCACGGCATGTTCATCAACAACCACTGGAACGAGGCGTTGCGTGAGCCGGTGATCCCGGGCTCGATGGGCTTCGAGATGCCGGGATTCAGCTGCGGGATCGTCAACGGGGAGATCGCGATCGACACCGCGGCGAGCCCGCTGATGTGGTTCACCGGCTACCTCGACGCGCCGGAGAAGACCGCCGCGCGGTTCACCGGCCCCGACCGCTCGGGCTGGTACCTGACCGGCGACGCCGGCCGCCGGGACGACGACGGCCGCTTCTTCTTCACCGCCCGCGACGACGACGTGATCATCATGGCCGGCTACCGCATCGGCCCGTTCGACGTCGAGAGCGTCCTCATCACCCACCCGTCGGTGATCGACGTCGCCGTCGTCGGCCGTCCCGACCAGCTGCGCGGCGAGGTACTGGAAGCGTTCTGCGTCCTCGCCGACGGCGTGCCCGGCACCGATGAGCTGGAGAAGGAGCTGCAACAGCTGGTGAAGGACGGCTTCGCCGCCCACGCCTACCCCCGGACCGTGCACTGGGTCGACGAACTCCCGAAGACCCCGAGCGGCAAGATCCAGCGGTTCAAACTCCGCCAGCAGTGA